The genomic window CCAGGGCCCGGGTGGCGTCGGCCAGGTAGTCCGGCTGCAGGTCCGGCAGGCTGTCGGCGGCGTGGTTGGCGAAGGGATAGGCGTCGGCGATGCCCTCGTGCAACCAGATTGCGGGGAGCGCGTAGTACCAGAACTGGAGGTGGTCGCTGCTCACGCCCCAGCTGCCCGTGCCCCGGTTCAGCGAGTCCACGAGGAGCGGCGAGGCGGCCAGCTGGGCGTAGGGCAGGGCGGCTCCCGCCAGCGGCGCGCTGAGGGTATCGCAGACCAGGCTCGCGTCGCGCCGCAGGTCGCCGTCCCAGCCGATCATGTCCACGTTGACCACGCAGACGAGACTGTCGCCTGCCGCGGGGTGGCGCCAGGCGGTCGCCACGCGGCGGCTGCCGAACATGCCGATCTCCTCGCCGGCCCAGAAGATGATCTGCACGGTGCGGGCGAGCGGCGCGTCGGCGAGCACGCGCGCCAGCTCCACGAGCGCGGCCACGCCGGTGGCGTTGTCGATGGCCCCGGCGGCGCGGGCGGTGGAGTCGGTCCAGCTCTCCGGGTAGCTCTGGCAGTCCCAGTGCGCGCCCACGAGCACGTACTCGTTGGGCCGGGTCTGGCCGGGCAGCGTCACCACCAGGTTGGCGGTGGGGATGTCCCGGATGCGGTGGATGACGAAACTGTCGGCCACGGCCGGCGTGCCCTGGTCGGCGAGCGTCTCGCCGAGCCAGTCGAGGGTGGCGGTGGTGCCGGGATCGTAGTGCATCCAGCGCGAGTGGATGGAACTCAGGGCCTCCACGTGCGCATAGAGCCGTGACTGCCTGACGTGCGCGGCCCGGCTGACGATGACCTGGGTCATGGCGTCGGCGGTCGGGCCCTGGTCCCCGGAGCAGCCGAGCCAGAGGACCAGCGGGATCATGATTGTCAGTGCGCGGCGCCACATGCCCTCAGGATAGGGCT from Candidatus Latescibacterota bacterium includes these protein-coding regions:
- a CDS encoding Zn-dependent exopeptidase M28, with product MIPLVLWLGCSGDQGPTADAMTQVIVSRAAHVRQSRLYAHVEALSSIHSRWMHYDPGTTATLDWLGETLADQGTPAVADSFVIHRIRDIPTANLVVTLPGQTRPNEYVLVGAHWDCQSYPESWTDSTARAAGAIDNATGVAALVELARVLADAPLARTVQIIFWAGEEIGMFGSRRVATAWRHPAAGDSLVCVVNVDMIGWDGDLRRDASLVCDTLSAPLAGAALPYAQLAASPLLVDSLNRGTGSWGVSSDHLQFWYYALPAIWLHEGIADAYPFANHAADSLPDLQPDYLADATRALVGTVMALAEPITP